The following proteins are encoded in a genomic region of Bernardetia sp. MNP-M8:
- a CDS encoding DnaJ domain-containing protein encodes MSNYYDLLGITKTATLQEIKSAYKKQALKFHPDRNAATPQEAQLAEERFKLINEAYQVLSDPIKKSRYDNELEFESARRQQYYKQYTSSGNYSDSSNQNTHQNTQRDTGYTYQRRQTTQKKQPTFEFGKTELYIVLGFAVMFVFAYLLMNVMTNYSYNTYIEEAKAAIESNDFVTAHKALEEAQTQKEEDAEVNYLLGKIQLNRKNYADAISYFRNALSYTDKGEKEIRAKYHNEIADTYFLMNEYYLAIEEYKIVGSLGGYNQRVLMNIADLYLEKLRDYDKASLYFDKIIEKEPKLVEPYIGKAVAKHNTKDYQAMGELLDKAIEINPKNSYLWYYKGFYFWEKPVSGIESEIENNGDAKVKDKQNACESWKIAVSYGSQEAAKPLSEYCK; translated from the coding sequence ATGAGTAATTACTACGATTTATTAGGCATCACAAAAACAGCCACTTTACAAGAAATAAAATCTGCCTACAAAAAACAGGCTTTAAAGTTTCATCCAGATAGAAATGCAGCAACTCCTCAAGAAGCACAACTAGCAGAAGAGCGATTCAAATTAATAAATGAAGCCTATCAAGTTCTTTCTGACCCTATTAAAAAGTCAAGGTATGATAATGAATTAGAGTTTGAAAGTGCAAGAAGACAACAATATTATAAACAATATACATCAAGTGGGAACTATTCTGACTCTTCTAATCAGAATACACATCAGAATACACAAAGAGATACAGGCTATACTTACCAAAGAAGACAAACTACTCAAAAAAAACAACCAACTTTCGAATTTGGAAAAACAGAGTTATATATCGTTTTAGGCTTTGCTGTAATGTTTGTTTTTGCTTATTTACTGATGAATGTCATGACAAATTACTCATATAATACCTATATAGAGGAAGCAAAAGCAGCCATAGAATCAAATGATTTTGTAACTGCCCATAAAGCACTAGAAGAAGCACAAACACAAAAAGAAGAAGATGCTGAAGTAAATTATTTGTTAGGAAAAATTCAGTTGAATAGAAAGAATTATGCTGATGCTATTAGCTATTTCAGAAATGCACTTTCTTATACTGATAAAGGTGAAAAAGAGATTAGAGCAAAATACCATAATGAAATAGCAGATACTTATTTCTTGATGAATGAATATTATTTAGCTATTGAAGAGTATAAAATAGTTGGTTCTTTAGGAGGCTACAATCAAAGAGTACTCATGAATATTGCTGATTTGTATCTTGAGAAATTGAGAGATTATGATAAAGCAAGTTTGTATTTTGATAAAATTATTGAAAAAGAACCAAAATTGGTAGAGCCATATATTGGAAAAGCTGTTGCCAAACATAATACAAAAGACTATCAAGCAATGGGAGAACTTTTAGATAAAGCAATAGAAATTAATCCAAAGAATTCGTACTTATGGTATTATAAAGGGTTTTATTTTTGGGAAAAGCCAGTTTCAGGTATAGAAAGTGAAATAGAGAATAACGGAGATGCGAAGGTAAAAGATAAACAAAATGCTTGTGAGAGTTGGAAAATTGCTGTCAGTTATGGAAGTCAAGAAGCTGCAAAGCCTTTGAGTGAATATTGTAAATAG
- a CDS encoding DUF4132 domain-containing protein, with amino-acid sequence MLNKEDSWGNSVTEFFDYAEEKEQLLWSYLFEKIIDVTPRSYKKQILPIIKKIGEKSFRTIVHSWLELVILQKPKTAFYEDESGLEYERNYLLEYPNETIFSRLIRALPFVADQNSIDLLSELAIEAGKNRPFKSNDKTDKITGIASYKLSEQAIYAIADIENVTPIQALLSIQIQLQSLSLKKLVETKLTQIAKKQKVEVIELLENHLPDYGLENGFLEGEIHSKLNPEKIYAYQMQVIENKVKLTWFDTQGKELKSVPAALKREFPNKIEKLKNTANEAQKTLTLQRQRLEKTYLTQKTFTYSHWQTAYANHGLLGTVVENLVWQVEINTTNSDTEKEWKTVWSSFGRFVDTDKNPVKVKENTNIRLLHPAFLQKQELEDWQELIKQKDLKQPFQQVFRGVFERKIDENEESNRFEAIILNQKKLRMFAKVQGWNYKWLTYPKMNRSFLTFQFDYKLYNTEKATKLEVEFWVEALPSQPQNVKTNVIRLHQKAQSLSFEVLDKVTFSEIFRVIKQIIHVSSVDTSI; translated from the coding sequence ATGCTAAATAAAGAAGATAGTTGGGGAAATAGTGTAACTGAATTTTTCGATTACGCAGAAGAAAAAGAACAGTTGCTTTGGTCGTATTTATTCGAAAAAATAATTGACGTTACACCACGAAGTTATAAAAAACAGATTTTGCCTATTATAAAAAAAATAGGTGAAAAATCTTTTCGTACAATAGTGCATAGTTGGCTAGAACTTGTAATTCTTCAAAAACCCAAAACAGCTTTTTATGAAGATGAATCTGGATTAGAATACGAGCGAAATTATTTACTAGAATATCCAAATGAAACGATTTTTTCTCGTCTTATTCGTGCTTTACCTTTTGTAGCAGACCAAAATTCTATTGATTTGCTTTCCGAACTTGCTATTGAAGCAGGCAAAAATAGACCTTTTAAAAGCAATGATAAAACAGATAAAATCACAGGAATTGCTTCTTACAAACTTTCTGAACAAGCAATTTATGCCATTGCAGACATTGAGAATGTTACTCCTATTCAAGCACTGCTTTCTATACAAATTCAATTACAATCTCTTTCTTTAAAAAAATTAGTAGAAACTAAACTTACTCAAATTGCAAAAAAACAAAAAGTGGAGGTAATAGAGCTTTTAGAAAATCATTTGCCAGATTATGGACTAGAAAATGGATTTTTGGAAGGAGAAATTCATTCAAAACTAAATCCTGAAAAAATTTATGCCTATCAAATGCAGGTTATAGAAAATAAAGTAAAACTTACTTGGTTTGATACTCAAGGAAAAGAATTAAAAAGTGTTCCTGCTGCTCTCAAACGAGAATTTCCTAATAAAATAGAGAAACTAAAAAACACAGCCAATGAAGCACAAAAAACACTTACTCTACAAAGGCAACGTTTAGAAAAAACCTATTTAACTCAAAAAACTTTTACCTATTCACATTGGCAAACTGCTTACGCCAATCACGGACTTTTGGGAACTGTTGTAGAAAATTTGGTGTGGCAAGTAGAAATTAATACAACAAATTCTGATACAGAAAAAGAATGGAAAACAGTATGGTCTTCTTTTGGTCGCTTTGTCGACACTGATAAAAATCCTGTTAAAGTAAAAGAAAATACAAATATTCGTCTTTTACATCCTGCTTTCTTACAGAAACAAGAATTAGAAGATTGGCAAGAACTTATAAAACAGAAAGATTTAAAACAGCCTTTTCAGCAAGTTTTTAGAGGTGTTTTTGAAAGAAAAATAGATGAAAATGAAGAAAGCAATCGTTTTGAAGCAATAATTCTGAATCAGAAAAAGCTTCGAATGTTTGCCAAAGTACAAGGATGGAACTATAAATGGCTTACCTATCCGAAAATGAATCGTAGTTTTCTTACTTTTCAATTTGACTATAAACTTTACAATACAGAAAAAGCTACTAAATTAGAAGTAGAGTTTTGGGTAGAAGCATTACCAAGTCAGCCACAAAATGTAAAAACAAATGTTATTCGTCTTCATCAGAAAGCACAGTCACTTTCTTTTGAAGTTTTAGATAAAGTCACTTTTTCAGAAATTTTTAGAGTTATTAAACAGATTATTCATGTCTCTTCTGTAGATACTTCTATATAA
- a CDS encoding ComF family protein: MTTFKEYLSALVYIFFPDVCLACGGVIEQGEKTICSICKFSFPRTNFHLDNENALAQKFWGRTKVEHAIAYLFFKKAADVQSMLHYLKYKDSPEVGILIGNWYGQELLENDFHKNFDVIIPVPLHPKKLRKRGYNQSACFGEGLAEVWKIPHLEHGLEKVTNTSSQTKKSRQERYENMKAGFLVPNPEEIKDKNILIVDDVVTTGATLEACINLLLEKGAKTVSIAAIAITQI, translated from the coding sequence ATGACAACTTTCAAAGAATATCTATCAGCTCTTGTGTATATCTTTTTTCCAGATGTTTGTTTGGCTTGTGGAGGAGTAATAGAGCAAGGAGAAAAAACGATTTGTTCGATATGTAAATTTAGTTTTCCTAGAACAAATTTTCATTTGGATAACGAGAATGCTTTAGCACAAAAATTTTGGGGAAGAACAAAGGTAGAACATGCTATTGCGTATTTATTTTTTAAAAAAGCAGCAGATGTACAAAGTATGTTGCATTATCTCAAATACAAGGATTCGCCAGAAGTGGGAATACTTATAGGAAATTGGTATGGACAAGAGCTTTTAGAAAATGATTTTCATAAAAATTTTGATGTTATTATTCCTGTCCCTCTACACCCAAAAAAACTTAGAAAAAGAGGGTATAATCAGAGTGCTTGTTTTGGAGAAGGTTTAGCAGAAGTTTGGAAAATTCCACATTTAGAACACGGATTAGAGAAAGTAACAAATACTAGTTCTCAAACGAAAAAATCAAGACAAGAACGATATGAGAATATGAAAGCAGGATTTTTAGTGCCGAACCCAGAAGAAATAAAAGACAAAAATATTTTGATTGTAGATGATGTAGTTACTACAGGAGCTACTTTGGAAGCCTGTATTAATCTGCTTTTAGAGAAGGGAGCAAAAACAGTAAGTATTGCTGCCATTGCAATTACACAAATTTAA
- a CDS encoding mechanosensitive ion channel domain-containing protein — translation MTFFIHYNSKALFKQNAFLLILSAVLYFCLIPLCVAQIDSTVNDTSNKNELPSSDFIVDTLLESDNERTFIGEYSDYYFNIKQLNKGLAKPKEFINLQTPQATIEHFILHCKEKKYELASHALNLNLLPQKIRKEKASVLAEKLCYVINKRVNINWDNLPDRPDGQVNQSSVGNKSIAGKAQKSIRFGSLNLEGRTISLRLDRVKVKDESPVWVISANTVENIELLYDANAPSKLNRLIPEWGEFEFLGIQVWKIIGLIIFAIACYLLGKLIAYIINWFVRKSDKHWVDEIGDKIATPIALAIGVLTFYFVMNKFLSISGSFSPIFYAIMLVIVIGAFTWLILRVIEYVIDRIAETQVGDISEEENLDSRRYLTHISVARRVFTFIIIIVGVGLVLSQFEFLQNLGISLMASAGVATVVLGIAAQSTLGNIIAGMQIAITKPARIGDTIYFENQYGTVEDIRFTYLIIKTWDERRVVVPLKHFITEPFENWSMNDAHLMKPIMIYADYNINVENIRTKFSELLKESDNYDEKQPPKLQVVGSSKEGIEMRALCSAKDPSTAWDLHCDIREKLMKYIAELENGIYLSKERILIQENDNIQKSKNKSEVNPKTATNGVLKKDEEEFEEKEEK, via the coding sequence ATGACATTTTTTATTCACTACAACTCTAAAGCACTTTTTAAGCAAAATGCTTTCCTTCTCATACTTTCAGCAGTCTTATATTTTTGTTTAATTCCACTCTGTGTAGCACAAATTGATAGCACAGTAAATGATACCTCTAATAAAAATGAACTTCCCTCTAGTGATTTTATTGTAGATACTCTGCTAGAGAGTGATAATGAACGTACATTTATTGGAGAATATAGTGACTACTATTTTAATATAAAGCAATTAAATAAGGGTTTAGCAAAACCTAAAGAGTTCATTAATTTACAAACACCACAAGCTACAATAGAACATTTTATACTGCATTGTAAAGAGAAAAAATATGAATTAGCTTCTCATGCTTTAAATCTAAACTTACTTCCACAGAAAATTCGCAAAGAAAAAGCTAGTGTACTTGCAGAAAAGCTCTGTTATGTAATCAATAAGAGGGTAAATATAAATTGGGACAATTTGCCAGATAGACCTGATGGACAAGTCAATCAAAGTAGTGTAGGAAATAAATCTATTGCAGGAAAAGCACAGAAAAGTATTCGTTTTGGCTCTCTCAATTTAGAAGGAAGAACTATCTCTCTGCGTTTAGACCGTGTAAAAGTGAAAGATGAATCTCCTGTTTGGGTAATTTCTGCTAATACAGTTGAAAATATTGAACTTCTATATGATGCTAATGCTCCCTCTAAGTTAAACCGTCTTATTCCAGAGTGGGGAGAGTTTGAGTTTTTGGGTATTCAAGTTTGGAAAATAATAGGGTTAATAATCTTTGCTATTGCTTGTTATTTACTTGGAAAACTGATTGCTTATATTATAAACTGGTTTGTACGTAAATCTGACAAACATTGGGTAGATGAAATAGGAGATAAAATAGCTACTCCGATTGCGCTGGCGATAGGTGTTTTGACTTTTTACTTTGTAATGAATAAGTTTCTTTCTATTTCAGGTTCTTTCTCGCCCATTTTTTATGCAATCATGTTAGTTATTGTGATTGGTGCTTTTACTTGGCTTATTTTGAGAGTAATTGAATATGTAATAGATAGAATTGCAGAAACACAAGTAGGTGATATTTCAGAGGAAGAAAATTTGGATTCTAGACGTTATTTGACTCATATTTCAGTTGCTCGTAGGGTCTTTACTTTTATTATTATTATTGTAGGAGTAGGATTAGTTCTTTCTCAATTCGAATTTCTTCAAAATTTAGGTATTTCTCTAATGGCTTCTGCTGGTGTAGCTACTGTTGTTTTGGGTATTGCAGCACAGAGTACACTCGGAAATATTATTGCGGGAATGCAGATTGCTATTACAAAACCAGCCCGAATAGGAGATACTATTTATTTTGAAAATCAATATGGAACAGTAGAAGATATTCGTTTTACCTATCTAATTATTAAAACGTGGGATGAAAGAAGAGTAGTTGTTCCTTTAAAACACTTTATAACAGAACCTTTTGAAAATTGGTCTATGAATGATGCTCATCTTATGAAGCCAATAATGATTTATGCAGATTATAATATTAATGTAGAAAATATAAGAACAAAATTTTCAGAATTACTGAAAGAGTCTGACAATTATGATGAAAAACAACCACCAAAATTACAAGTCGTTGGAAGTTCGAAAGAAGGAATTGAAATGCGTGCTTTATGTAGTGCAAAAGATCCTTCAACAGCTTGGGATTTGCACTGTGATATTCGTGAAAAGTTAATGAAATATATTGCAGAACTAGAAAATGGAATTTATTTATCTAAAGAAAGAATTCTTATTCAAGAAAATGACAACATTCAAAAATCTAAAAATAAGTCTGAGGTAAATCCTAAAACGGCTACTAATGGAGTTTTGAAAAAAGATGAAGAAGAATTTGAAGAGAAAGAGGAAAAATAG
- a CDS encoding alpha/beta fold hydrolase — protein MNKNTKKTIFWTLLGGFVAANVMVYKHAYHFTHVKDGERSLSPESLSFSQKLKILLGGISLPKSQNITSSYTTSTRETIFIPTRKNEYNLECWYDKVENSKGTVILFHGYGGCKSSYELEAHYFRQIGYSTLLVDFVGHGGSEGQEISLGYHEADDVKATFDYIKKNQNTENVILYGSSMGAASILRAIAVYQLKANKLILECPFATMKQTVKGRFEVMGVPSKGLAEWLMFWGGLQHGFWAFTHNPQHYSKKVITPTLLMGGKNDLRVKNWEIDKIYENLATKNDKKELVWINAGHESYVMAEPNVWKKAILNFL, from the coding sequence ATGAACAAAAACACTAAAAAGACAATTTTTTGGACACTCTTGGGAGGCTTTGTAGCTGCTAATGTAATGGTTTATAAACATGCTTATCATTTTACGCATGTTAAAGATGGTGAGCGTTCACTTTCTCCAGAGAGTTTGTCGTTTTCTCAAAAACTCAAAATACTTTTAGGAGGAATTTCCTTACCTAAATCTCAAAATATAACTTCCTCTTACACTACTTCTACACGAGAAACTATTTTTATTCCTACACGAAAAAATGAATATAATTTAGAGTGCTGGTATGATAAAGTTGAAAACTCAAAAGGAACAGTCATTCTTTTTCATGGTTATGGAGGTTGTAAGTCATCTTATGAGTTGGAAGCTCATTATTTCAGACAAATCGGTTATTCTACGCTGCTAGTAGACTTTGTAGGACACGGAGGTTCAGAAGGACAAGAAATTTCATTGGGATATCATGAAGCTGACGATGTGAAAGCAACTTTTGACTATATAAAAAAGAATCAAAATACAGAAAATGTTATTTTGTATGGTTCATCAATGGGAGCAGCTTCAATTTTGAGAGCAATAGCTGTCTATCAGCTCAAAGCAAATAAATTAATTTTAGAATGTCCTTTTGCAACGATGAAACAAACAGTAAAAGGTCGTTTTGAAGTAATGGGAGTTCCTTCAAAAGGATTAGCTGAATGGTTGATGTTTTGGGGAGGACTACAACACGGTTTTTGGGCATTTACTCATAATCCCCAACATTATTCTAAAAAAGTAATTACTCCAACTTTACTGATGGGAGGGAAAAATGATTTACGAGTAAAGAACTGGGAAATAGATAAAATATATGAAAATCTAGCTACTAAAAATGACAAAAAAGAATTAGTTTGGATAAATGCAGGACACGAATCCTATGTTATGGCAGAACCAAATGTTTGGAAAAAAGCTATTTTAAATTTCTTATAA
- a CDS encoding CHAT domain-containing tetratricopeptide repeat protein, whose translation MKLAHSFVFSLLLLTGAVFSNTLFAQVTTIDSTQNVISSLENNLITYQESNSWKEFLDTHAELVRFYIQNGNIDKAKKRLSKLNEIPKSVYQQQPTLAIQATHTKGEFALYEGDISQALEFFEEAYANSQKLNNTESLSAKQALQLNKSMSIALWQSGNLTRARSFAEQSVLIAQNRIGENTEEVADAYNNFGLILTSQLPENAKEYYKMSQYIYDKLQKENPTSKELNNKLAYTWINLGIILREQESYVLAEDYFKKALNSFENSHNELAKAFVMNNLGQNSFLQNYFEQAEDYEMQALKIYQNNYGQKHPDIATVYNQLGTIYEAKEKFSKALHFYQKAIQANTLQFQSKKIDENPLPTDYLNADVLLLSLSLKARSLERKYNEKTLLLNDLKDAIETLLVADELISTIRNLRTNKQDKIALGNRATEIYETGLRISYTISEFPLQKQKYKEQAFYFAERNKASVLLAAIADTKAKHFAGIPDSLLEKEQDIQTQITYFEQQIQTYPISDNTVKDSVLLHLRSQLIYYQSQAKEFTSLLEKQYPNYFSLKYNTQIADVAKIQEKLDEKTALLLYAQTYNQGNNPQIYAFLITKNKLEVNTIAEKDLESDLIYFRNSIEFQSYGDFIESSSLLSNQLLFFDIPSMIQKVVIIPEGNMGKIPFEALFTEQITDKNTNIESEDYSKLPFLIKKHKVSYSYSATLFIEESEINQSTNSSIFLFAPINFQSNALPNLNGTAEEIKQINSIFNQKNISTSLHTYEKADKSILFSDSLKNYRFIHLATHGKVNEENPDLSQIFLTNADGSTGSLFASDIYALEVGAELVMMSACETGLGKTSKGEGIVGLTRAWFYAGAKNLNVSLWQVSDEATNKLATAFYESNLENLKTNTSSTSSFQKIDYSKSLQKAKLSLLESEKFAAPYYWAAFILIGK comes from the coding sequence ATGAAATTAGCTCATTCTTTTGTGTTTTCTTTACTCCTTTTAACAGGAGCAGTATTTTCAAATACCCTTTTTGCTCAAGTTACTACAATAGATTCTACACAAAATGTAATTTCAAGTTTGGAAAATAATCTAATAACATATCAAGAGTCCAATTCTTGGAAAGAATTTTTAGATACACACGCTGAGTTAGTTCGTTTTTATATTCAAAATGGAAATATTGATAAAGCTAAAAAACGGCTCTCAAAGTTAAATGAGATTCCAAAATCTGTTTATCAACAACAACCTACTTTGGCTATTCAAGCCACCCATACAAAAGGTGAATTTGCATTGTATGAAGGAGATATAAGTCAAGCACTAGAATTTTTTGAAGAAGCCTATGCAAATTCTCAAAAATTAAATAATACTGAGAGTTTGTCTGCAAAGCAAGCTCTACAACTTAATAAAAGTATGAGTATTGCACTTTGGCAATCTGGGAATTTGACGAGAGCACGTTCTTTTGCCGAACAGTCAGTTCTGATAGCACAAAATAGAATAGGTGAAAATACAGAAGAAGTAGCAGATGCTTACAATAACTTTGGTTTGATTCTTACCAGCCAGCTTCCTGAAAATGCAAAAGAGTACTACAAAATGAGTCAGTATATTTATGATAAACTTCAAAAAGAAAATCCTACCAGCAAAGAATTAAATAATAAACTAGCCTATACATGGATTAATTTGGGAATAATTTTGAGAGAACAAGAAAGTTATGTTTTGGCAGAAGATTATTTTAAGAAAGCATTAAATTCTTTTGAAAACTCTCATAATGAACTTGCTAAAGCATTTGTAATGAATAATTTAGGTCAAAATTCTTTTTTGCAAAATTATTTTGAGCAAGCAGAGGACTATGAAATGCAGGCACTCAAAATTTATCAAAATAATTATGGACAAAAACATCCAGATATTGCTACAGTTTATAATCAATTAGGAACAATTTATGAAGCCAAAGAAAAATTTTCAAAAGCATTACACTTTTATCAAAAAGCTATTCAAGCAAATACATTACAATTTCAATCAAAAAAAATAGATGAAAATCCTCTTCCAACCGATTATCTAAATGCTGATGTTTTATTGCTTTCTCTTTCTTTGAAAGCTCGCTCTTTAGAACGAAAATACAATGAAAAAACGCTTTTATTAAATGATTTGAAAGATGCTATCGAAACTTTATTAGTAGCTGATGAACTTATTTCGACTATTCGTAATCTTAGAACCAACAAACAAGATAAAATTGCATTAGGAAACCGTGCAACAGAAATTTATGAAACAGGTTTGCGAATTTCGTATACAATTAGCGAGTTTCCTTTACAAAAACAAAAATATAAAGAACAGGCTTTTTATTTTGCTGAAAGAAATAAAGCCTCTGTTTTGTTAGCTGCTATTGCTGATACAAAAGCCAAACATTTTGCAGGAATTCCAGATTCACTTTTAGAAAAAGAACAAGATATTCAGACTCAAATCACTTATTTTGAGCAGCAAATTCAAACTTATCCTATCTCAGATAATACAGTTAAAGATTCTGTTTTGCTTCATTTGCGTTCACAGCTTATTTATTATCAAAGCCAAGCCAAAGAATTTACAAGCCTTTTAGAAAAGCAATATCCAAATTATTTTTCTTTAAAATATAATACACAAATAGCTGATGTTGCAAAAATTCAAGAAAAACTAGATGAAAAAACAGCTTTATTATTATATGCTCAAACCTATAATCAAGGAAACAATCCACAAATTTATGCCTTTCTTATTACCAAAAATAAACTAGAAGTAAACACAATTGCTGAAAAGGATTTAGAAAGTGATTTGATTTATTTTAGAAATAGCATTGAATTCCAAAGTTACGGCGATTTTATAGAGTCTTCTTCTTTACTAAGTAATCAACTTTTATTTTTTGATATTCCTTCCATGATTCAAAAAGTAGTTATTATTCCAGAAGGAAATATGGGCAAAATTCCTTTTGAAGCGTTGTTTACAGAACAAATTACAGACAAAAATACAAATATAGAAAGTGAAGATTACTCTAAATTACCTTTTCTTATCAAAAAGCATAAGGTTAGTTATAGCTATTCAGCAACTCTTTTTATAGAAGAAAGTGAAATTAATCAATCTACCAACTCATCAATTTTTCTTTTTGCTCCTATTAATTTTCAAAGCAATGCACTTCCAAATTTGAACGGTACAGCAGAGGAAATAAAACAGATTAATTCTATTTTTAATCAAAAAAATATTTCTACTTCCCTTCATACTTACGAAAAAGCTGATAAATCAATTTTATTTTCCGACTCCTTAAAAAATTATCGATTCATTCATTTGGCTACACACGGAAAGGTAAATGAAGAAAATCCAGATTTATCTCAAATATTTCTAACTAATGCTGATGGAAGTACAGGAAGTCTTTTTGCTTCTGATATTTATGCTTTAGAAGTAGGTGCAGAGTTGGTGATGATGTCAGCCTGTGAGACAGGTTTAGGAAAAACTTCGAAAGGAGAAGGAATTGTAGGACTTACAAGAGCATGGTTTTATGCAGGAGCTAAAAACCTTAACGTTTCGCTTTGGCAAGTAAGTGATGAAGCTACCAACAAATTAGCTACTGCTTTTTATGAAAGTAATTTAGAAAATTTAAAAACAAATACATCTTCAACTTCGTCTTTTCAAAAAATAGATTATTCTAAGTCTCTTCAAAAAGCTAAATTGTCATTATTGGAAAGTGAAAAATTTGCTGCTCCTTACTATTGGGCTGCCTTTATTCTGATTGGTAAATAA
- a CDS encoding tetratricopeptide repeat protein, whose protein sequence is MKTLKQTPNKLSKGCLFLAILCSFFFISVSVVEAQDETDTTDVDETHTLPRSNKGEGLDEYVVAEQLRMTQKFPQAIPFYDKAIAKEPNNLEYLYNKCMCYYEGRNYPAAETCFQSVLERKENYIPAYEMLANTYKQKKDYDKAVSMYEKIIALAEDDGEKFAYQFRTIDLLFRTGNIEGAGKYIKSANELFPGMPDLFYLQARYENTIGNHEKALDLMSQLMDITGGETGIGYDKDFYELGYTHFQLGNYAEAERAFSKITKGSQFSARSKEFSPEFLMKVADGYSKVYEFNDAKILLEKVIAMKDPFPDAQELKVYIEDKAAKDTLIQKLNFRLEMDEKARTGKLEGDQDPRKFMLNTSQKLEVYFKLTKTYLEVANYDDALEYSRQYSAFNPKNPLVLFYQALALQKVGDDVEAESLLLAISSTPQINRNARAMAAFALGIFQHRGKQYALSVKNLKKAAILSPAFSPASKYEIASISVEDPNTAAEEGLNDENEEVMEEEIEE, encoded by the coding sequence ATGAAAACACTCAAACAAACCCCAAACAAGCTGTCAAAAGGCTGTTTATTTTTAGCTATTTTATGTAGTTTTTTCTTTATTTCAGTTAGTGTTGTAGAAGCACAAGACGAAACAGATACTACTGATGTGGATGAAACACATACTTTGCCTCGTTCTAATAAAGGGGAAGGATTAGATGAGTATGTTGTTGCCGAACAATTGCGTATGACTCAAAAATTTCCACAAGCGATTCCTTTCTATGACAAAGCGATTGCTAAAGAACCTAATAATTTAGAATATCTGTACAATAAATGTATGTGTTATTATGAAGGTCGTAATTATCCAGCAGCCGAAACTTGTTTTCAATCTGTTTTAGAGAGAAAAGAAAATTATATCCCTGCTTATGAAATGCTTGCTAATACATATAAGCAAAAAAAGGATTATGATAAAGCAGTTAGTATGTATGAGAAAATTATAGCTCTTGCAGAAGATGACGGAGAAAAGTTTGCTTATCAGTTCCGTACTATTGATCTTCTTTTTCGTACAGGAAATATAGAAGGAGCAGGAAAATATATAAAAAGTGCAAACGAATTATTTCCAGGGATGCCTGATTTATTTTATTTACAAGCTCGTTATGAGAATACAATAGGTAATCATGAAAAAGCTCTTGACCTAATGAGTCAACTAATGGATATTACAGGAGGTGAAACAGGAATTGGTTATGATAAAGATTTCTATGAATTAGGTTATACTCATTTTCAATTAGGTAATTATGCCGAGGCAGAGAGAGCTTTTAGCAAAATTACAAAAGGAAGTCAGTTTTCAGCTCGTTCTAAAGAGTTTAGTCCAGAGTTTTTGATGAAAGTAGCTGATGGCTATTCAAAAGTATATGAGTTTAATGATGCAAAAATTCTTTTGGAAAAAGTAATTGCGATGAAAGATCCTTTTCCAGATGCACAAGAATTGAAAGTTTATATTGAAGATAAAGCTGCAAAAGATACTTTGATACAAAAACTAAATTTTCGTTTAGAAATGGATGAAAAAGCACGTACAGGTAAGTTAGAAGGAGATCAAGATCCAAGAAAATTCATGCTTAATACTTCTCAAAAGTTAGAGGTTTATTTCAAACTTACCAAAACATATTTAGAAGTGGCTAATTATGATGATGCTTTAGAATATTCTCGTCAATACTCTGCTTTTAATCCTAAAAACCCATTGGTTTTATTCTATCAAGCTCTTGCCTTACAAAAAGTAGGTGATGATGTAGAAGCTGAATCATTGCTTTTGGCAATTAGTAGTACACCTCAAATTAATAGAAACGCTCGTGCTATGGCTGCTTTTGCGTTGGGTATTTTCCAACATAGAGGCAAACAATATGCTTTATCTGTTAAAAATCTCAAGAAAGCTGCTATTTTGAGTCCAGCATTTAGTCCTGCTTCCAAGTACGAAATTGCTAGTATTTCGGTAGAAGATCCAAATACAGCAGCAGAAGAAGGTCTCAATGATGAAAATGAGGAAGTGATGGAGGAAGAAATAGAAGAATAA